A window of the Falco rusticolus isolate bFalRus1 chromosome 1, bFalRus1.pri, whole genome shotgun sequence genome harbors these coding sequences:
- the PIGY gene encoding phosphatidylinositol N-acetylglucosaminyltransferase subunit Y, translating to MAGGGVLPSLPTLTVLVPLLSLAGLFYSASVDETFPQGCTSTNSLCFYSLLLPVTIPVYVFFHLWTWMGIKLFRHN from the coding sequence ATGGCGGGAGGAGGCgtgctcccctccctgcccacgcTGACTGTGCTGGTGCCCCTCCTGTCCCTAGCGGGCTTGTTTTACTCGGCCAGTGTCGATGAAACCTTCCCACAGGGCTGCACCAGCACAAACAGCTTATGTTTCTACAGTCTCCTCCTTCCTGTTACAATACCGGTTTATGTATTCTTCCACCTGTGGACCTGGATGGGGATTAAGCTTTTTAGGCACAACTAG